Proteins encoded in a region of the Streptomyces sp. NBC_01460 genome:
- a CDS encoding pentapeptide repeat-containing protein, with protein MSIRKALTLALVAAALVAGGVFYGLVVLLDFKEIESTTQLDAKTLFDLMKLSFGVVAGAGALVALVVAYRRQRVDEVGAHREATRLHTERFSQAVDKLGSDSPAVRLGGVHALAGLADDAPTQDLRQTCIDVLCAYLRLPFPADPGDLSDPLPDGTSPTAERRDAHQDKKDRYRALREVRHTILRLIGDHYRIPKDAGRSWQGCNLDLTGVTIDGRMDFNGAVFSGGTVSFDNARFSGGTVSFQSARFSGSDVSFMGAMGPVPSTGFQ; from the coding sequence TTGAGTATCCGCAAGGCCCTGACCCTCGCCCTCGTCGCTGCGGCCCTTGTTGCGGGCGGCGTCTTTTACGGCCTGGTGGTGCTGCTGGACTTCAAAGAGATTGAATCCACCACCCAGCTCGACGCCAAGACCCTCTTCGACCTGATGAAGCTCTCCTTCGGGGTGGTTGCCGGGGCCGGCGCGCTCGTCGCTCTGGTCGTTGCCTACCGGCGTCAACGCGTCGACGAGGTCGGCGCTCACCGCGAAGCCACCCGACTACACACCGAGCGCTTCTCCCAAGCCGTCGACAAGCTCGGATCCGACTCACCCGCAGTCCGGCTCGGAGGCGTTCACGCTCTGGCTGGCCTTGCCGATGACGCCCCCACACAGGACCTGCGTCAGACCTGTATCGACGTCCTGTGCGCCTACCTGCGGCTGCCATTCCCTGCCGATCCCGGCGATCTGTCTGACCCCTTGCCCGACGGCACCTCACCCACTGCGGAACGTCGCGACGCGCACCAAGACAAGAAAGACCGGTACCGCGCACTTCGCGAGGTCCGGCATACGATCTTGCGCCTCATCGGTGACCACTACCGCATCCCCAAGGATGCTGGCCGCTCGTGGCAGGGCTGCAATCTCGATCTCACTGGGGTCACCATCGACGGAAGAATGGACTTCAACGGCGCGGTCTTCTCCGGTGGCACGGTGTCCTTTGACAACGCACGGTTCTCCGGTGGCACGGTGTCCTTCCAGAGCGCGAGGTTCTCCGGCAGCGATGTGTCGTTCATGGGCGCGATGGGGCCGGTGCCCAGTACGGGCTTCCAATAA